The following are encoded together in the Mesoterricola sediminis genome:
- a CDS encoding protein-glutamate methylesterase/protein-glutamine glutaminase has product MSPESAPVKVFIVDDSAVVRQALSEILGKDRGIRVIGHAMDPLFALERMEKDWPDVIVLDVEMPRMDGITFLRKIMAERPTPVIICSSLTGKGAETTLQAMAAGAFAIFTKPTLGVKSFLEDASNDLTQAVRAARAARAAKLIRPAPPKLGADAVLAAASGSEAMAVTTDRFTAIGTSTGGTQALEYVLAALPRTCPGIVVVQHMPEKFTAAFAQRLDRICEIEVKEAVTGDRVLPGRAIIAPGGRHLVVRRSGAQYQVEVVSAPPVNRHCPSVDVLFRSVAKFAGRNARGVIMTGMGDDGARGLLEMRQAGAQTFAQDEESCVVFGMPKEAIRMGAADRVVSLSQIPELIAR; this is encoded by the coding sequence GTGTCCCCTGAATCCGCCCCCGTCAAGGTGTTCATCGTCGACGACTCCGCGGTCGTCAGGCAGGCCCTGTCCGAGATCCTCGGCAAGGACCGGGGCATCCGCGTGATCGGCCACGCCATGGATCCGCTCTTCGCCCTGGAGCGGATGGAGAAGGACTGGCCCGACGTGATCGTGCTGGACGTGGAGATGCCGCGCATGGACGGCATCACCTTCCTGCGGAAGATCATGGCCGAGCGCCCCACCCCCGTGATCATCTGCTCCTCCCTGACGGGGAAGGGGGCCGAGACGACCCTCCAGGCCATGGCGGCCGGGGCCTTCGCCATATTCACCAAGCCGACCCTGGGCGTGAAGTCCTTCCTGGAGGACGCCTCCAACGACCTGACCCAGGCGGTCCGCGCCGCGAGGGCGGCCCGCGCGGCCAAGCTCATCCGGCCCGCGCCGCCCAAGCTCGGCGCGGACGCGGTCCTGGCCGCGGCCTCCGGGTCCGAGGCGATGGCCGTCACGACGGACCGGTTCACGGCGATCGGGACCTCCACCGGGGGGACCCAGGCCCTGGAATACGTCCTCGCCGCCCTGCCCCGGACCTGCCCCGGCATCGTCGTCGTCCAGCACATGCCCGAGAAGTTCACGGCGGCCTTCGCCCAGCGCCTGGACCGGATCTGCGAGATCGAAGTGAAGGAGGCGGTGACCGGGGACCGGGTGCTGCCCGGCCGGGCCATCATCGCCCCCGGCGGCCGCCACCTCGTGGTCCGCAGGAGCGGGGCCCAGTACCAGGTCGAGGTGGTCTCCGCGCCGCCCGTGAACCGGCACTGCCCCTCCGTGGACGTGCTCTTCCGCTCCGTGGCCAAGTTCGCGGGCCGCAATGCCCGGGGCGTCATCATGACCGGCATGGGCGACGACGGGGCCCGCGGCCTCCTGGAGATGCGCCAGGCCGGGGCCCAGACCTTCGCCCAGGACGAGGAGAGCTGCGTGGTCTTCGGCATGCCCAAGGAGGCCATCCGCATGGGCGCCGCCGACCGGGTCGTGTCCCTCTCCCAGATCCCCGAACTCATTGCTCGCTGA
- a CDS encoding hybrid sensor histidine kinase/response regulator, whose amino-acid sequence MDARERVLIIDDDGDLRAALAEYLRGMGLDVLEAADGESGLEAVRAHAPALVLLDLTMPGMDGYVVCRAIRAMPGAERTAVVVITGLAGTDLALRAFDSGAVDFITKPFHLQEVRARVRTHLEARRRGVALEEKGLSLEKAFSEAAAMNRSLLTLNDKLRKSEALKDRFLSLMRNEINNPLNDIIGLADRILDPALDPARGRELARLVRMEATRLDFQIRNVFCAAELEAGQARPTVSRVDVASVARDVADSCSRAAGSQHPEVRVSAEEAHFDTDGGMVHLILADLVANAALRSGPAGQVEVSVAVTGGQLRIRVADSGPALEEQARQDLFRGFGGGDGSGLAAPGLGLILPVVKALADLLDGSVSAENLPGGGAAFEVRLPPGTFLDHMDAESMDGNLLIFDDPQAF is encoded by the coding sequence ATGGACGCACGCGAACGGGTCCTCATCATCGACGACGACGGGGACCTGCGGGCCGCCCTGGCGGAGTACCTGCGGGGCATGGGCCTGGACGTCCTCGAGGCCGCCGATGGCGAATCGGGCCTGGAGGCGGTGCGCGCCCACGCCCCGGCCCTCGTCCTGCTGGACCTGACGATGCCGGGGATGGACGGCTACGTGGTCTGCCGCGCCATCCGGGCGATGCCGGGCGCGGAGCGCACCGCGGTGGTCGTCATCACGGGGCTCGCGGGCACCGACCTCGCCCTGCGGGCCTTCGACAGCGGGGCCGTGGACTTCATCACCAAGCCCTTCCACCTCCAGGAGGTGAGGGCCCGGGTCCGGACCCACCTGGAAGCCCGGCGGCGGGGCGTCGCCCTCGAGGAGAAGGGCCTGAGCCTGGAGAAGGCCTTCTCGGAGGCGGCGGCCATGAACCGCAGCCTCCTGACCCTCAACGACAAGCTCCGGAAGTCGGAGGCGCTGAAGGACCGGTTCCTCTCCCTCATGCGCAACGAGATCAACAACCCGCTCAACGACATCATCGGCCTGGCCGACCGCATCCTGGACCCGGCCCTGGATCCGGCCCGGGGCCGGGAGCTGGCGCGCCTGGTGCGCATGGAGGCGACCCGGCTGGACTTCCAGATCCGCAACGTCTTCTGCGCCGCGGAACTGGAGGCCGGGCAGGCCCGGCCCACCGTGTCCCGCGTGGACGTGGCCTCCGTGGCCCGGGACGTGGCCGATTCGTGCTCCCGCGCGGCCGGCTCCCAGCACCCGGAGGTGCGGGTCTCCGCGGAGGAGGCGCACTTCGACACCGACGGCGGCATGGTCCACCTGATCCTCGCGGACCTGGTGGCCAATGCCGCCCTCCGCTCGGGGCCGGCGGGGCAGGTGGAGGTCTCCGTCGCCGTGACCGGGGGCCAGCTCCGGATCCGGGTGGCGGATTCGGGTCCGGCCCTGGAGGAGCAGGCCCGCCAGGACCTCTTCCGGGGCTTCGGGGGCGGGGACGGGAGCGGCCTCGCCGCGCCGGGCCTCGGCCTGATCCTGCCCGTCGTGAAGGCGCTCGCGGACCTCCTGGACGGCTCCGTGTCCGCGGAGAACCTGCCCGGCGGCGGCGCGGCCTTCGAGGTGCGGCTCCCCCCCGGGACCTTCCTGGACCACATGGACGCCGAATCCATGGACGGCAACCTCCTCATCTTCGACGATCCCCAGGCGTTCTGA
- a CDS encoding chemotaxis protein CheD yields the protein MAGPTSGGPPGHYLYPCMLFAHREEHLVTTVLGSCVAVCLVDPRMGAGGMNHYMLALWNGDGLATPKYGSVAIPGLVRRMLDMGCARERLVAKVFGGANVIGDGNGVFTVGYRNIEVATALLAEEGIPITARDVGGDFGRKLILNTRTGSVLVSRLKRADGGPVALPDGRPR from the coding sequence ATGGCCGGTCCGACCTCTGGAGGGCCTCCCGGCCACTACCTCTACCCGTGCATGCTCTTCGCCCACCGCGAGGAGCACCTGGTCACGACCGTCCTCGGCTCCTGCGTGGCGGTGTGCCTCGTGGATCCGCGGATGGGGGCGGGGGGGATGAACCACTACATGCTGGCCCTCTGGAACGGCGACGGCCTCGCCACCCCCAAGTACGGCAGCGTGGCCATCCCGGGCCTGGTCCGGCGCATGCTGGACATGGGCTGCGCCCGGGAGCGCCTGGTGGCCAAGGTCTTCGGGGGGGCCAACGTGATCGGCGACGGGAACGGGGTCTTCACGGTGGGCTACCGGAACATCGAGGTGGCCACGGCCCTGCTGGCGGAAGAGGGCATCCCCATCACCGCCCGGGATGTGGGCGGGGATTTCGGCCGGAAGCTGATCCTCAACACCCGCACGGGCTCCGTCCTGGTCTCCCGGCTCAAGCGCGCCGACGGGGGCCCCGTGGCCCTCCCCGACGGCCGGCCCCGGTAG
- a CDS encoding ATP-binding cassette domain-containing protein, whose product MDGQTEWIRLRGAAEHNLQDVDVRVPRGRLTVVTGVSGSGKSSLAFGTLFREGQRRFLETLPSFSRQFMGRLSRPAFASLEGIGPAVASGQRAGLANPRSTVGTLTEVWDLLRLLFARLGETPDGTRLSRGAFSFNGEGACPRCAGLGVEDALDPDLLVKDPALSLRQGALHVSTPNGYLMYSQVTLDVLDQVLRAHGGSVDIPWGDLAGEARTVVLEGSTRLKVPYGKHPLESRLKWTGITARPRQEGHYRGLLPVMEEILRGKRNDSILRYVRTTACSACGGLRLAPAPLAARWRGRGIAELAALTAEDLGRFLADLPAGPDAPVLEPIRRDLAARTALLEELGLGYLTFDRAAPTLSPGEAQRLRLLGLALGELRGLLVVLDEPSAGLHPADAHRLLGVLRRLRDQGQTVVVVEHDGLIVRGADWIIDLGPGPGAAGGRVLHCGPPEALLGPGEPTPTRAWLAAPEAPPRKVRAGRRLAFGDLRRHNLQGVAVELVEGGLNVVTGVSGAGKTSLLDELAGRLGSRGLLKVDAAPIGRTPRSNPATYTGAFDLVRNLFAGTPEAKARGLGKGHFTFNTPGGRCEACEGAGAVEVGMKHLGAVLVPCEACGGRRFHPEVLEVAWRGRSVADVLDASVDEALDLFADQPRLARILRALADCGLGHLALGQPAPTLSGGEAQRVKLAAELARAGKGTSFIVLDEPTTGLHGADVQVLLDAWDRLLAEGHTLLAADNDPAVIRRADHVVDLGPGSGPRGGRVVVAGPPDAVAACPASRTGEALRGLDVPPPAPPPAGPEPPLVLEGVATHNLQGVDAAFPATGLTVVTGPSGSGKSSLVFDTLLAECRNRFTDLVSPWARRLLARPGGAVFARARDLRAAVAVSQAQGRRNPRSRVGTVAELDERLRMLFARASGTGLPASAFSPNTERGACRHCRGLGFIQTCDPERLVTHPDRPLGSGALAGTRFGAYLEEPDGRFMATLAAAARELGLAVDLPWRDLAPGARDLALRGGGDRTFQVDWAYRRGAREGVHRLETPWEGFAALVDAEYERVHAEGKGASLEALMADLPCPACAGSRLGPEGAAAQVQGRRLPEVLGWPVSRLAAWLEGLPPEGPAGLLAADLLPRLRALEAAGLGHLAPDREMATLSGGEAQRLRLASALHAGLWGVVYVLDEPTRGLHPADTARLLDVLRPLAARNAVVVVEHDPAVIAAAGTRIHLGPGAGAAGGRRVAPGPGAPPPARTPRPGGPAVRVRGARLNTLKAVDATFPSGCIVAVTGVSGSGKSSLVRGVLGASLEAALRGRGPVGCEALEQDLPLARVRVLDQLGAGPGALATVATAAGIADPLRKALAATPEARALKLTARAFSTAAPGGRCEACEGRGHLTVPMDLLPDVEVGCEACGGLGFQGPVLTCRLGGWTIVEWLAATVDAALAAAPPAGLRAPLAALAGAGLGYLRLGQAAGTLSGGEWQRLRLAELLADADPRPAALLLDEPGRGLGRAELAPLVASLDRLAAQGHLVVLVEHHLDLIRAADWVLDLGPGGGPEGGTLVFTGTPAQLAAAPTPTGAALRAHAAAAAPQD is encoded by the coding sequence ATGGACGGACAGACCGAGTGGATCCGGCTCCGGGGCGCGGCGGAGCACAACCTCCAGGACGTGGACGTGCGCGTCCCCCGCGGGCGCCTCACCGTGGTGACGGGCGTCTCCGGCTCCGGGAAGTCCTCCCTGGCCTTCGGCACGCTCTTCCGGGAGGGGCAGCGGCGCTTCCTGGAGACGCTGCCGTCCTTCAGCCGCCAGTTCATGGGGCGCCTGTCCCGGCCCGCCTTCGCCAGCCTGGAGGGGATCGGGCCCGCCGTGGCCTCGGGCCAGCGCGCGGGGCTCGCCAACCCCCGGTCCACGGTGGGCACCCTCACGGAGGTCTGGGACCTGCTGCGCCTCCTCTTCGCGCGGCTGGGGGAGACGCCCGACGGGACCCGCCTGTCCCGGGGGGCCTTCTCCTTCAACGGGGAAGGGGCCTGCCCCCGCTGCGCCGGCCTGGGGGTGGAGGACGCGCTGGACCCGGACCTCCTGGTGAAGGACCCGGCCCTCTCGCTGCGCCAGGGCGCGCTCCACGTGAGCACGCCCAACGGCTACCTCATGTACTCCCAGGTCACCCTGGACGTCCTGGACCAGGTGCTCCGGGCCCACGGCGGCTCCGTGGACATCCCCTGGGGGGACCTGGCCGGGGAGGCCCGGACCGTGGTCCTGGAGGGGTCCACCCGCCTGAAGGTGCCCTACGGCAAGCATCCCCTGGAATCCCGCCTCAAGTGGACGGGGATCACCGCCCGCCCCCGCCAGGAGGGCCACTACCGGGGGCTCCTCCCGGTCATGGAGGAGATCCTCCGGGGCAAGCGCAACGATTCGATCCTGCGCTACGTGCGGACCACGGCCTGCTCCGCCTGCGGGGGGCTGCGCCTCGCCCCGGCGCCCCTGGCCGCGCGCTGGCGGGGCCGCGGCATCGCCGAGCTGGCCGCGCTCACCGCGGAGGACCTGGGCCGCTTCCTGGCGGACCTGCCGGCGGGGCCGGACGCGCCGGTGCTGGAGCCCATCCGGCGGGACCTGGCCGCCCGGACCGCCCTCCTGGAGGAGCTGGGCCTGGGCTACCTGACCTTCGACCGCGCCGCCCCCACCCTCTCCCCCGGCGAGGCCCAGCGCCTGCGCCTGCTGGGCCTGGCCCTGGGCGAGCTGCGGGGCCTCCTGGTGGTCCTGGACGAGCCCTCCGCGGGGCTCCACCCCGCGGACGCGCACCGCCTCCTGGGGGTGCTGCGGCGCCTGCGGGACCAGGGCCAGACCGTCGTGGTGGTGGAGCACGACGGGCTCATCGTGCGGGGGGCGGACTGGATCATCGACCTGGGCCCCGGCCCCGGGGCGGCGGGAGGGCGGGTGCTGCACTGCGGACCGCCGGAGGCCCTCCTGGGGCCCGGGGAACCCACGCCCACCCGGGCCTGGCTGGCGGCGCCCGAGGCGCCCCCCCGCAAGGTCCGGGCGGGGCGGCGGCTGGCCTTCGGGGACCTGCGCCGCCACAACCTGCAGGGCGTGGCGGTGGAGCTGGTGGAGGGCGGCCTCAACGTCGTCACCGGCGTCTCCGGCGCCGGGAAGACCTCCCTCCTGGACGAGCTGGCCGGGCGCCTCGGCTCCCGGGGCCTCCTGAAGGTGGACGCGGCCCCCATCGGGCGCACCCCGCGGTCCAACCCCGCCACCTACACCGGCGCCTTCGACCTGGTGCGCAACCTCTTCGCGGGGACCCCGGAGGCGAAGGCCCGGGGCCTGGGCAAGGGCCACTTCACCTTCAACACGCCCGGGGGCCGGTGCGAGGCCTGCGAGGGGGCCGGGGCGGTGGAGGTGGGCATGAAGCACCTCGGGGCCGTGCTGGTGCCGTGCGAGGCCTGCGGGGGGCGGCGCTTCCACCCGGAGGTGCTGGAGGTGGCCTGGCGGGGCCGCTCCGTCGCGGACGTGCTGGACGCCAGCGTGGACGAGGCCCTGGACCTCTTCGCGGACCAGCCCCGCCTGGCGCGCATCCTCCGGGCCCTGGCCGACTGCGGCCTGGGCCACCTGGCCCTGGGCCAGCCCGCGCCCACCCTCTCCGGGGGCGAGGCCCAGCGGGTGAAGCTCGCGGCGGAGCTGGCCCGCGCGGGGAAGGGGACCTCCTTCATCGTGCTGGACGAGCCCACCACGGGCCTCCACGGGGCCGACGTCCAGGTGCTCCTGGACGCCTGGGACCGCCTCCTGGCCGAAGGGCACACCCTCCTGGCCGCCGACAACGATCCCGCCGTCATCCGCCGGGCCGACCACGTCGTCGACCTGGGGCCGGGCAGCGGCCCCCGGGGCGGACGGGTGGTGGTCGCCGGTCCCCCGGACGCGGTGGCCGCTTGCCCCGCCTCCCGCACCGGCGAGGCCCTGCGGGGGCTGGACGTGCCCCCTCCCGCGCCGCCCCCGGCGGGGCCCGAGCCCCCCCTCGTCCTGGAGGGCGTGGCCACCCACAACCTCCAGGGCGTGGACGCGGCCTTCCCCGCCACGGGCCTCACCGTGGTCACCGGGCCGTCCGGGTCCGGCAAGTCCAGCCTCGTGTTCGACACCCTCCTGGCCGAATGCCGGAACCGGTTCACGGACCTGGTCTCCCCCTGGGCCCGGCGGCTGCTGGCCCGGCCCGGCGGAGCCGTCTTCGCCCGGGCCCGGGACCTCCGGGCCGCGGTGGCCGTGTCCCAGGCCCAGGGCCGGCGCAACCCCCGGTCCCGGGTGGGCACGGTGGCGGAGCTGGACGAGCGGCTCCGCATGCTCTTCGCCCGGGCCTCGGGGACGGGCCTGCCCGCCTCCGCTTTCTCCCCCAACACGGAGCGGGGGGCCTGCCGCCACTGCCGGGGCCTGGGCTTCATCCAGACCTGCGACCCCGAGCGCCTCGTCACCCACCCCGACCGGCCCCTGGGGAGCGGCGCCCTGGCGGGCACCCGTTTCGGGGCCTACCTGGAGGAGCCGGATGGCCGGTTCATGGCCACCCTCGCCGCCGCCGCCCGGGAGCTGGGCCTCGCCGTGGACCTCCCCTGGCGGGACCTGGCGCCCGGGGCCCGGGACCTGGCCCTGCGGGGCGGCGGCGACCGCACCTTCCAGGTGGACTGGGCCTACCGGCGCGGGGCGCGGGAGGGCGTCCACCGCCTGGAGACCCCCTGGGAGGGCTTCGCGGCCCTCGTGGACGCGGAGTACGAGCGCGTCCACGCCGAGGGCAAGGGCGCGTCCCTGGAGGCCCTGATGGCGGACCTCCCCTGTCCGGCCTGCGCCGGGTCCCGCCTGGGCCCCGAGGGGGCCGCGGCCCAGGTCCAGGGCCGGCGGTTGCCGGAGGTGCTGGGCTGGCCCGTGTCGCGCCTGGCGGCGTGGCTGGAGGGGCTCCCTCCGGAGGGCCCCGCGGGGCTGCTGGCCGCCGACCTCCTGCCGCGCCTGCGGGCCCTGGAGGCGGCCGGCCTGGGCCACCTGGCCCCGGACCGGGAGATGGCCACCCTCTCGGGCGGCGAGGCCCAGCGGCTGCGCCTGGCCTCGGCCCTCCACGCCGGACTCTGGGGCGTGGTCTACGTGCTGGACGAGCCCACCCGGGGCCTGCACCCCGCGGACACGGCCCGTCTGCTCGACGTCCTCCGGCCCCTGGCGGCCCGCAACGCCGTGGTCGTGGTGGAGCACGACCCGGCCGTCATCGCGGCGGCCGGCACCCGCATCCACCTGGGCCCCGGCGCCGGCGCGGCGGGGGGCCGCCGGGTGGCGCCCGGTCCCGGCGCGCCGCCCCCCGCGCGGACGCCGCGTCCCGGCGGGCCCGCCGTCCGGGTGCGGGGCGCCCGGCTCAACACCCTGAAGGCCGTGGACGCGACCTTCCCCTCCGGCTGCATCGTCGCCGTGACGGGCGTCAGCGGCAGCGGCAAGTCCTCCCTGGTGCGGGGCGTCCTGGGGGCCTCCCTGGAAGCGGCCCTCCGGGGCCGGGGCCCCGTCGGCTGCGAGGCCCTGGAGCAGGACCTGCCCCTGGCCCGGGTGCGCGTCCTGGACCAGCTGGGCGCGGGCCCCGGCGCCCTGGCCACGGTGGCCACCGCCGCCGGCATCGCGGACCCCCTCCGCAAGGCCCTGGCCGCCACCCCCGAGGCCCGGGCCCTCAAGCTCACCGCCCGGGCCTTCTCCACCGCCGCCCCCGGGGGGCGCTGCGAGGCCTGCGAGGGCCGCGGCCACCTGACCGTGCCCATGGACCTCCTGCCCGACGTGGAAGTGGGCTGCGAGGCCTGCGGCGGCCTGGGGTTCCAGGGGCCCGTCCTCACCTGCCGCCTGGGTGGGTGGACGATCGTCGAGTGGCTGGCGGCCACCGTGGACGCGGCCCTGGCCGCCGCGCCTCCGGCCGGCCTGCGGGCCCCCCTGGCCGCCCTGGCCGGCGCGGGGCTCGGCTACCTGCGCCTCGGGCAGGCCGCGGGCACCCTGTCCGGCGGGGAATGGCAGCGGCTCCGCCTGGCCGAGCTCCTCGCGGACGCGGACCCCCGGCCCGCTGCCCTCCTCCTGGATGAGCCGGGCCGGGGCCTGGGCCGCGCGGAACTCGCGCCCCTGGTGGCCTCCCTGGATCGCCTGGCGGCCCAGGGCCACCTGGTGGTCCTGGTGGAGCATCACCTGGACCTCATCCGCGCCGCCGACTGGGTCCTGGACCTGGGCCCCGGCGGGGGGCCGGAGGGCGGAACCCTGGTCTTCACCGGCACCCCCGCCCAGCTCGCCGCGGCCCCCACCCCCACGGGCGCCGCCCTCCGGGCCCACGCGGCGGCCGCCGCCCCCCAGGATTGA
- a CDS encoding sugar O-acetyltransferase → MTEQERMLRGEPYDPLDPALVQARARARRLTRAYASLAYEQPDEAAACLRELIPHAGARLFVEPPFFCDYGAHLRLGDDVYFNFNCVVLDVCPVTLGSRVLIGPAVQIYTATHPLDPEARASGREFGRPVTIGDDVWVGGGTVICPGVTIGARTVIGAGSVVTRDLPAGVLAAGNPCRVIRTLAPGSGPLAGAEAPEPR, encoded by the coding sequence ATGACGGAACAGGAACGGATGCTGCGCGGCGAGCCCTACGATCCCCTGGACCCCGCCCTCGTCCAGGCCCGGGCCCGGGCCCGGCGCCTGACCCGGGCCTATGCCAGCCTGGCTTACGAACAACCGGACGAGGCCGCGGCCTGCCTCCGGGAGCTGATCCCCCACGCGGGGGCCCGGCTCTTCGTGGAACCGCCCTTCTTCTGCGACTACGGCGCCCACCTCCGCCTGGGCGACGACGTGTACTTCAACTTCAACTGCGTGGTCCTGGACGTGTGCCCCGTGACCCTCGGCTCCCGGGTCCTGATCGGCCCCGCCGTGCAGATCTACACCGCCACCCACCCCCTGGACCCGGAGGCCCGGGCATCTGGCCGGGAATTCGGACGGCCCGTGACGATCGGCGACGACGTGTGGGTGGGCGGCGGCACCGTGATCTGCCCCGGCGTGACCATCGGCGCCCGCACCGTCATCGGGGCCGGCAGCGTCGTCACCCGGGACCTGCCCGCCGGGGTCCTGGCCGCCGGCAACCCCTGCCGGGTCATCCGGACCCTGGCCCCCGGAAGCGGACCCCTCGCCGGCGCCGAGGCCCCGGAACCCCGCTGA